The following are encoded together in the Bradyrhizobium sp. CCGUVB1N3 genome:
- a CDS encoding ABC transporter permease, which yields MRTNGPLALLFHALFVVFMLAPIVVVCLVAFTPEGFLSLPVNGFSLRWFRTIASYPEFVHAFWVSLGLGIISSFVALLFAVPAALAIARYRFRGRDALATLFLSPLMIPHVVLGIAFLRFFTSLGLGGTFAALLIAHVVVVFPFALRLTLAAATGMDRSVEMAAVSLGAGGFTLFRRVTLPLILPGVISGWALAFIQSFDDLTMTVFLAAPGIETLPVRMFLYIQDNIDPLVTSVSASVIAITMTALILLDRFYGLDRVLAGKSDPGR from the coding sequence ATGAGGACCAACGGCCCGCTCGCGCTTCTTTTCCACGCGCTCTTCGTCGTCTTCATGCTGGCGCCGATCGTTGTGGTCTGCCTCGTTGCCTTCACGCCCGAGGGCTTTCTCTCGCTGCCGGTCAACGGCTTCTCGCTGCGCTGGTTCAGGACGATCGCGAGCTATCCGGAATTCGTGCACGCGTTCTGGGTCAGCCTCGGGCTCGGCATAATCTCCTCCTTCGTCGCGCTGCTGTTTGCGGTGCCTGCTGCGCTCGCGATTGCGCGCTACAGATTTCGAGGCCGCGATGCGCTGGCAACGCTGTTCCTGTCGCCGCTGATGATCCCGCATGTCGTGCTCGGCATCGCCTTCCTGCGCTTCTTCACTTCGCTCGGGCTCGGGGGCACCTTTGCGGCGCTGCTGATCGCGCACGTCGTCGTCGTGTTTCCCTTCGCGCTGCGCCTGACGCTTGCGGCTGCGACCGGCATGGACCGCTCGGTCGAGATGGCCGCGGTCTCGCTCGGCGCCGGCGGCTTCACATTGTTTCGCCGTGTGACCCTGCCGCTGATCCTGCCCGGCGTGATCAGCGGCTGGGCGCTCGCCTTCATCCAGTCCTTCGACGATCTGACCATGACCGTCTTCCTGGCGGCGCCAGGCATCGAAACGCTGCCGGTCAGGATGTTCCTCTACATCCAGGACAACATCGATCCGCTCGTGACGTCGGTCTCGGCGAGCGTCATCGCAATCACCATGACTGCCCTCATCCTGCTCGACCGCTTCTACGGGCTCGACCGCGTGCTCGCAGGCAAGAGCGATCCCGGGCGATAG
- a CDS encoding FAD-binding oxidoreductase has protein sequence MHREYDVAVVGGGLLGSAIAWGLGRLGKRVAVLDEGDIAKRASRANFALVWVQSKGLGMPAYTVWTVRASQAWPSLAAELKDQTGLDVCLQQNGGFHLTLGEDEYEQRTQLVTRMHNQAGAADYKMEMLPASEVKKMLPLIGPEVSGGSFCPFDGHVNSLRTFRAFHTGLKAFGIDYFPERPVSAITKSGSEFRLTTPQGEIRAHKIVLAAGNANQTLAPMVGLLAPMGPTRGQIVVTERTMPFLPHPLTTIRQTDEGTVMIGDSKEDELDERALKHSISAVMADRAQRLFPHLARLNVVRSWAGIRVMPKDGFPIYDQSETHPGAFVACCHSGVTLASNHAFEVARMVASGALEPELVGAFSARRFGGEGAANNSGY, from the coding sequence ATGCACAGGGAATATGACGTCGCCGTCGTCGGCGGCGGACTGCTCGGCTCCGCCATTGCCTGGGGGCTCGGCCGGCTCGGCAAGCGCGTGGCCGTGCTCGACGAGGGCGACATCGCCAAGCGCGCCTCGCGCGCGAACTTTGCGCTGGTGTGGGTGCAGAGCAAGGGGCTCGGCATGCCCGCCTATACCGTGTGGACGGTGCGGGCGTCGCAGGCCTGGCCCAGCCTCGCCGCCGAATTGAAGGACCAGACCGGCCTCGACGTCTGCCTCCAACAGAACGGCGGCTTCCACCTCACGCTCGGTGAGGACGAGTACGAGCAGCGCACCCAGCTCGTCACGCGCATGCATAACCAGGCCGGCGCGGCCGACTACAAAATGGAGATGCTGCCGGCATCCGAGGTGAAGAAGATGCTGCCGCTGATCGGGCCGGAGGTGTCAGGTGGCAGCTTCTGTCCGTTCGACGGCCACGTCAATTCGCTGCGCACCTTTCGCGCCTTCCACACCGGCCTCAAGGCGTTCGGCATCGACTATTTTCCGGAGCGGCCGGTCTCGGCGATCACGAAGAGCGGCAGCGAATTCCGCCTGACGACGCCGCAAGGCGAGATCCGCGCCCACAAGATCGTGCTCGCCGCGGGCAACGCGAACCAGACGCTAGCGCCGATGGTCGGCCTCCTTGCTCCGATGGGGCCGACGCGCGGCCAGATCGTGGTGACCGAACGCACCATGCCGTTCCTGCCGCATCCACTGACCACGATCCGCCAGACCGACGAGGGCACAGTGATGATCGGCGACAGCAAGGAGGACGAGCTCGACGAACGCGCGCTGAAGCATTCGATCAGCGCGGTGATGGCTGATCGCGCGCAGCGCTTGTTTCCGCATCTGGCGCGGCTCAACGTCGTCAGGAGCTGGGCCGGCATCCGCGTCATGCCGAAGGACGGATTTCCGATCTATGACCAGTCGGAAACGCATCCCGGCGCCTTCGTCGCCTGCTGCCATTCCGGGGTGACGCTCGCCTCCAACCATGCCTTCGAGGTCGCGCGCATGGTCGCATCGGGTGCGCTCGAGCCGGAGCTGGTCGGCGCGTTCTCGGCGCGTCGCTTCGGCGGCGAGGGCGCAGCGAACAACAGCGGCTACTAG
- a CDS encoding (2Fe-2S)-binding protein — MFRRSDQDKRPSLQIFVDGVAVEAREGDTVSAALLASGRDARRATAVSGAPRLPYCMMGVCFDCLVTIDGVGNRQGCLVPVAAGMQIEIQKGKREIGR, encoded by the coding sequence ATGTTCAGACGATCCGACCAGGACAAGCGTCCATCGTTGCAGATCTTCGTCGACGGCGTCGCCGTCGAGGCGCGCGAGGGCGATACCGTATCGGCCGCGCTGCTTGCCTCGGGGCGCGACGCGCGGCGCGCGACCGCGGTGAGCGGTGCGCCGCGGCTGCCTTATTGCATGATGGGCGTCTGCTTCGATTGCCTCGTCACCATCGACGGCGTCGGCAACCGCCAGGGCTGCCTGGTGCCCGTTGCCGCGGGCATGCAGATCGAGATCCAGAAAGGCAAGAGGGAGATCGGCCGATGA
- a CDS encoding NAD(P)/FAD-dependent oxidoreductase translates to MNTAPQRDAYDVVVIGAGPAGLAATATASAAGLSTLLLDENPGPGGQVWRAIASTPVTARDQLGADYWVGAEIVGEVKASKAEIIHRATVWSLDRNLEIGLSVGGGSSFVKARRVILATGALERPFPIPGWTLPGVMTAGAAQTMLKSSALVPDGRTVIAGQGPLLWLLAAQVLRLGGRIDRILDTTERKNYLAVLPHAFAFVTSPYFTKGLAMMREVKAKVPVVTGVTELAAAGEGRLASVSYVAGNRRETIPADLLLLHQGVVPNVNLAMAAGVEHRWDDLQLCWSPVLDANGGTSVEGIAIAGDGAGIGGANAAVVRGRIAARAAVEALLPAAAAKLTPMPALKTALAQAERGRAFLDTLFRPARQFRIPAGNTIVCRCEEVTAKDIVDAVAIGATGPNQLKAYRRTGMGPCQGRLCGLTVTELMAEARGKTPQEIGYYRLRAPVKPITLAELAAMPKTEDDVRAVVRG, encoded by the coding sequence ATGAACACCGCTCCTCAGCGTGACGCCTACGATGTCGTCGTGATCGGGGCCGGGCCGGCAGGCCTTGCCGCGACGGCGACGGCGTCCGCAGCCGGCCTGTCGACGCTGCTGCTCGACGAGAACCCGGGCCCCGGCGGCCAGGTCTGGCGCGCGATTGCGTCGACGCCCGTGACGGCGCGCGACCAGCTTGGCGCTGACTATTGGGTCGGCGCCGAGATCGTCGGCGAGGTGAAAGCAAGCAAGGCCGAGATCATCCACCGCGCCACCGTCTGGAGTCTCGATCGCAATCTCGAGATCGGCCTCTCCGTCGGTGGCGGCTCGTCCTTCGTCAAGGCGCGGCGCGTGATCCTTGCGACCGGCGCGCTTGAGCGGCCGTTTCCGATTCCGGGCTGGACGCTGCCGGGCGTGATGACCGCGGGCGCCGCGCAGACCATGCTGAAGTCGTCGGCGCTGGTGCCTGACGGCCGCACGGTGATCGCGGGGCAGGGGCCCTTGCTGTGGCTGCTCGCGGCGCAGGTCCTGCGCCTCGGCGGCCGCATCGATCGCATTCTCGATACGACCGAGCGCAAGAACTATCTTGCGGTGCTGCCGCACGCCTTCGCCTTCGTGACGTCGCCTTACTTTACGAAGGGCCTGGCGATGATGCGCGAGGTGAAGGCGAAAGTGCCGGTCGTCACGGGCGTCACGGAGCTTGCCGCGGCCGGCGAGGGGCGGCTCGCCAGCGTGAGCTATGTCGCAGGCAACCGTCGCGAGACGATCCCCGCGGATCTGTTGCTGCTGCATCAGGGCGTCGTGCCCAACGTCAATCTCGCGATGGCGGCGGGCGTCGAGCATCGCTGGGATGATCTGCAACTCTGCTGGTCGCCGGTGCTCGATGCCAACGGCGGCACCTCGGTCGAGGGCATCGCGATTGCCGGTGATGGTGCCGGTATCGGCGGCGCTAACGCCGCAGTGGTTCGCGGCCGCATCGCCGCACGGGCTGCAGTGGAGGCCCTTCTACCTGCCGCTGCTGCGAAGCTCACGCCCATGCCCGCACTCAAGACGGCGCTGGCTCAAGCGGAACGCGGTCGGGCCTTCCTCGACACGCTGTTTCGTCCGGCGCGCCAATTCCGCATTCCTGCCGGCAACACCATCGTCTGCCGCTGCGAGGAGGTGACCGCCAAGGACATCGTCGATGCCGTTGCGATCGGCGCGACGGGGCCGAACCAGCTCAAGGCCTATCGCCGCACCGGCATGGGACCGTGCCAGGGGCGTCTGTGCGGTCTCACCGTCACCGAGCTGATGGCCGAGGCGCGGGGCAAGACCCCGCAGGAAATCGGCTACTACCGGCTGCGCGCACCGGTGAAACCGATCACACTCGCCGAGCTCGCGGCGATGCCGAAGACGGAAGACGACGTCAGGGCAGTGGTGCGCGGATGA
- a CDS encoding FAD-binding oxidoreductase, producing the protein MTKLADAIIVGGGIHGCSTALHLTLAGVKPVLIEKDYAGRHASGVNAGGVRQLARHVAEIPLSIRSMGIWERIEELLDDDCSFESHGQVLVAENETELAACRARVAELNALGFTHEELIDGAELRRLVPAVADTCPGGVVSRRDGAANPAQTTTAFRRKAEQLGAAVREGVAATNVRHEDGLWRVDVGADTYAAPVLVNAAGAWAGRIAAALGEPVPVETVAPMLMITSRVPHFIDPVVILRGRKLSFKQFKNGTVLIGGGHLATPDQDHNETVLDWPSLAISARTVFELFPVMREATIMRAWAGIEAKTKDDLPVLGPSAHHAGLYHQFGFSLHGFQLGPGAGAVMAELIVNGGTQTRIGDLSIDRFRSSNP; encoded by the coding sequence ATGACGAAGCTTGCGGATGCCATCATCGTGGGTGGCGGCATCCACGGATGCTCGACGGCGCTGCACCTGACGCTCGCAGGCGTGAAGCCGGTGCTGATCGAGAAGGACTATGCCGGCCGCCACGCCTCCGGCGTCAATGCTGGCGGCGTCCGCCAGCTCGCGCGCCACGTTGCCGAGATCCCGCTCTCGATCCGCTCGATGGGAATCTGGGAGCGGATCGAAGAGCTGCTCGACGACGATTGCAGCTTCGAGAGTCACGGCCAGGTTCTGGTCGCGGAGAACGAGACCGAGCTTGCGGCATGCCGCGCGCGCGTTGCCGAGCTGAACGCGCTCGGTTTCACCCATGAGGAGCTGATTGATGGCGCCGAGCTGCGGCGGCTGGTGCCCGCGGTCGCCGACACCTGTCCCGGCGGCGTGGTCTCGCGCCGCGACGGCGCGGCCAATCCCGCCCAAACGACGACGGCATTCCGGCGCAAGGCAGAGCAGCTCGGCGCCGCCGTGCGTGAGGGCGTGGCCGCAACCAACGTGCGGCACGAGGATGGGCTCTGGCGCGTCGATGTCGGTGCCGACACTTATGCTGCACCCGTGCTGGTCAACGCGGCCGGCGCGTGGGCAGGGCGCATCGCCGCCGCGCTCGGCGAACCGGTGCCCGTCGAGACCGTGGCACCGATGCTGATGATCACCTCGCGCGTGCCGCACTTCATCGATCCCGTGGTGATCCTGCGTGGCCGCAAGCTCTCCTTCAAGCAGTTCAAGAACGGCACCGTGCTGATCGGCGGTGGTCATCTGGCAACGCCGGACCAGGACCACAACGAGACGGTGCTGGACTGGCCGAGCCTCGCCATCAGCGCCCGCACCGTGTTCGAGCTGTTTCCGGTGATGCGCGAGGCCACCATCATGCGCGCCTGGGCCGGCATCGAGGCGAAGACAAAGGACGATCTGCCCGTGCTCGGCCCGAGCGCCCACCATGCCGGGCTCTATCATCAGTTCGGCTTCTCGCTGCATGGCTTCCAGCTCGGTCCCGGCGCCGGCGCCGTCATGGCGGAGCTGATTGTCAATGGCGGCACCCAAACCCGGATCGGCGATCTCAGCATCGACCGGTTCCGTTCCTCCAATCCGTAA
- a CDS encoding RidA family protein, with protein sequence MSITRSIRTPIMHRTVEANGFVFVGGTIADDTSVSMAEQTRNILGKITGYLKEAGSDASRIVSASIFVTDLSKKKEMDAVWTEFFGDNLPARATVGVADLGGSALIEVVVTALKG encoded by the coding sequence ATGAGCATCACCCGCAGCATCCGCACGCCGATCATGCACCGCACCGTCGAGGCCAACGGCTTCGTGTTCGTCGGCGGCACGATCGCCGACGACACCAGCGTGTCGATGGCCGAGCAGACCCGCAACATCCTCGGCAAGATCACAGGCTATCTGAAAGAGGCCGGCAGCGATGCCTCCCGCATCGTCAGCGCCTCGATCTTCGTGACCGATTTGTCGAAGAAGAAGGAGATGGACGCGGTCTGGACCGAATTCTTCGGCGACAATCTGCCCGCGCGCGCAACCGTCGGCGTGGCCGATCTCGGCGGCAGCGCGCTGATCGAGGTCGTCGTCACCGCGCTCAAGGGCTGA
- a CDS encoding acyltransferase gives MMTSISQTAVPADVQAQPKTKARNAALDRTRTFLTLVVLLHHAIIPYTYFGHTDPKSWIGFDMIVLATDSFFMAMFFFLSGLFVWPGLARKGPLDYLRDRLIRLGLPFVICAFTIIPLAYYAIELRQHPGVSFSDFWLKTITEGPWPSGPVWFLWVLLAFDVVASVLYKLAPTLIEPINRLSLRGHDNPAQFYATLLAVTAALYIPGRVHFGPFSWFEFGPFSVQHGRVLLYATYFFFGVGIGVRYMDRGLLASDGQLGKRSLAWTVPALVPYCLMWILIYIKREILGNPHTLPDWYEAIYGLCFAAFSVAIMFTILAYFLRFKQSGWSSLDAMQHAAFGMFLVHYPIVLWLSYWMYDFDIPAIAKGTIAFVLTVFLSWGATEALRSIPGAKHVL, from the coding sequence ATGATGACATCAATCTCGCAGACGGCAGTGCCGGCGGACGTTCAGGCGCAGCCAAAAACAAAGGCGCGCAACGCCGCACTCGACCGCACCCGCACCTTCCTCACGTTGGTGGTGCTGCTCCATCACGCCATCATTCCATACACCTACTTCGGTCACACCGATCCAAAGTCGTGGATCGGCTTTGACATGATCGTGCTCGCCACCGACAGCTTCTTCATGGCGATGTTTTTCTTTCTGTCGGGCCTGTTTGTGTGGCCTGGACTCGCGCGCAAGGGACCGCTGGACTATCTCCGCGACCGCCTGATCCGGCTCGGTTTGCCTTTCGTGATCTGCGCTTTCACGATCATTCCGTTGGCCTATTACGCGATTGAACTGCGTCAGCATCCAGGCGTCAGCTTCAGCGATTTCTGGCTGAAAACCATCACCGAAGGACCTTGGCCGAGTGGCCCGGTCTGGTTCCTTTGGGTATTGCTTGCCTTCGACGTGGTCGCAAGCGTCCTTTACAAGCTCGCGCCCACACTTATCGAGCCGATCAATCGCCTGTCACTGCGCGGCCATGACAATCCCGCGCAGTTCTACGCAACCTTGCTTGCCGTCACCGCCGCGCTCTACATCCCGGGTCGCGTTCACTTTGGACCATTCAGTTGGTTCGAGTTCGGACCGTTCTCGGTCCAGCACGGACGCGTACTGCTGTATGCGACCTACTTCTTTTTTGGTGTGGGAATTGGCGTCAGGTACATGGACCGCGGATTACTGGCCTCCGATGGCCAGCTTGGAAAGCGTAGCTTGGCTTGGACGGTTCCAGCACTCGTTCCTTATTGCCTCATGTGGATTCTGATCTACATCAAACGCGAAATACTCGGAAACCCGCACACGCTGCCCGACTGGTATGAAGCGATCTATGGACTGTGCTTCGCCGCCTTCAGCGTGGCCATCATGTTTACGATCCTGGCCTATTTCCTGAGATTCAAGCAATCAGGCTGGAGCAGCCTCGATGCTATGCAGCACGCTGCCTTTGGCATGTTTTTGGTGCACTACCCGATTGTGCTGTGGCTGAGTTATTGGATGTACGACTTCGACATCCCGGCGATTGCCAAGGGCACGATCGCATTCGTGCTCACTGTCTTCCTGAGCTGGGGCGCGACTGAAGCGTTGCGAAGCATACCGGGTGCAAAGCACGTGCTTTAG
- a CDS encoding beta-(1-6) glucans synthase, with protein sequence MLFLISLGAIAAAWWWLGIPVNLARAPIDPNDKLQCISYAPFRSRQTSLSPATQVSREQIEEDLAQLAKISDCIRTYATDLGLDQIPELAAKVGLKVIQGIFLDKDRQKNSTQISTAIRLAKDYPGTIIALVVGNETLLRKDITASDLAATLRSVKAQVTVPVTYADVWEFWLSNRELNDAVDFVTIHILPYWENVPVPAELAAAHVDTIRRRVASAFPGKKILIGEIGWPSEGRMREAALPSRVNQARVVSEILDLARRENFRVNLFEAYDESWKQEIEGTVGGSWGLFDSVWRTPKYPPGTPISNFPLWKLQMCSGMALATLVFGVAWLTLRRKPREPGLAAWLAVGISATTTGILFGVAAQRVFYESYGAGSWLLWGSLLLATTASPVFGANALMSGRSSPSFLELLGPEGYRTKSMPTIMLGLALIVTVVIGTETALGLVFDPRFIDFPFAALTMAAVPFAALTLLNPPMKGIRPVAESVFASIFFVTAIYVGFNEGPANWQSLWTCAAYMLLAVTLWRARARDWKTGTESFEERYAQGHQ encoded by the coding sequence ATGCTTTTCCTGATATCCTTGGGCGCCATTGCTGCGGCGTGGTGGTGGCTGGGCATACCGGTCAATTTGGCACGCGCGCCGATTGATCCGAACGACAAGCTGCAATGCATATCATACGCCCCCTTCCGCAGCCGTCAGACGTCACTTTCACCAGCGACGCAAGTGTCTCGCGAACAGATCGAGGAAGATCTCGCCCAGCTTGCGAAGATATCCGACTGCATTCGTACCTATGCGACCGATCTTGGTCTCGATCAGATTCCCGAACTTGCGGCCAAGGTCGGCCTGAAGGTCATTCAGGGTATTTTTCTTGATAAGGACCGGCAGAAGAACTCGACGCAGATATCGACGGCGATACGCCTCGCCAAAGATTATCCAGGAACCATCATCGCGCTCGTGGTCGGCAACGAGACTTTGTTGCGTAAGGACATAACGGCTTCCGACCTCGCCGCCACGCTCCGCTCGGTCAAGGCACAGGTCACCGTCCCCGTCACCTATGCCGACGTCTGGGAATTCTGGCTGAGCAATCGCGAACTAAACGACGCCGTCGATTTTGTCACGATTCACATCCTGCCATATTGGGAAAATGTTCCAGTCCCGGCGGAACTTGCCGCCGCCCACGTTGACACGATCCGCCGGCGGGTAGCGTCGGCTTTTCCGGGCAAAAAAATCCTGATCGGAGAAATAGGTTGGCCTAGCGAGGGGCGGATGCGCGAAGCGGCGCTCCCCTCGCGGGTCAATCAGGCCCGGGTCGTGTCGGAGATTCTCGACCTTGCCCGGCGCGAGAATTTCCGCGTCAACCTGTTCGAGGCCTATGATGAATCGTGGAAGCAAGAGATCGAGGGCACAGTCGGCGGGTCATGGGGCCTGTTCGATTCCGTGTGGCGCACGCCGAAATATCCGCCCGGAACCCCCATCAGCAATTTTCCGCTCTGGAAGCTGCAAATGTGCAGCGGCATGGCGCTGGCGACCCTGGTATTCGGCGTGGCATGGCTGACCTTACGCCGCAAGCCCAGGGAGCCCGGCCTCGCCGCATGGCTTGCGGTCGGAATATCGGCAACCACAACCGGAATCCTGTTTGGGGTGGCCGCCCAAAGAGTGTTCTATGAAAGTTACGGAGCGGGTAGCTGGCTTCTATGGGGCTCACTTCTGCTGGCGACGACGGCTTCGCCGGTGTTTGGCGCCAACGCACTTATGTCGGGTCGCTCATCGCCCAGCTTTCTCGAATTGCTGGGTCCCGAGGGCTACAGGACCAAATCGATGCCGACGATCATGCTTGGATTGGCTTTGATCGTAACCGTCGTGATCGGTACGGAGACTGCACTCGGCCTTGTGTTTGACCCGCGCTTCATTGATTTTCCTTTTGCGGCTCTTACCATGGCGGCGGTGCCCTTTGCGGCTTTGACGCTGCTCAATCCCCCCATGAAGGGAATCCGCCCCGTGGCGGAATCAGTATTCGCCAGCATATTTTTTGTAACGGCGATCTATGTAGGGTTCAACGAAGGGCCGGCCAACTGGCAGTCGCTGTGGACTTGCGCTGCCTATATGCTGCTTGCGGTTACGCTGTGGCGGGCGCGGGCCCGAGATTGGAAAACGGGCACCGAATCCTTCGAGGAACGGTATGCGCAGGGACATCAATAA
- a CDS encoding LysR family transcriptional regulator — protein sequence MTEGSVTRAANALVMTQPAVSNALARLRDALGDPLFVRSGTGIRPTQRAVVLWQPIGEALESVRGALDEQVFDPRRAQTEFALSMSDYVASLVMPNLLNHLGEVAPKARVHTVPNTILEIADQLEDNRVDCVLSVYVNEAQQPAAIRSRSLWTVDYACFMRRDHPLAAKKRLSTRSFLNARHVDVSLAGKTLPSYDLFLASRGLSRNLVATVNHYSAAYEVVRQSDLVAVLPRDLRSQSRHAPFLHAMPLPLQAPPRIVSLFWHQRNDTVPAQRWLRETLVGMFAKSE from the coding sequence ATGACCGAGGGCAGCGTCACGCGCGCTGCGAACGCGCTCGTCATGACGCAGCCCGCGGTGAGCAACGCGCTGGCGCGGCTGCGCGATGCACTCGGCGATCCCCTGTTCGTGCGATCCGGCACCGGCATCCGCCCCACCCAGCGCGCAGTCGTGCTGTGGCAACCGATCGGCGAGGCCCTGGAAAGCGTGCGCGGCGCGCTCGACGAGCAGGTGTTCGATCCGCGCCGTGCGCAGACCGAGTTCGCGCTGTCGATGTCGGACTACGTGGCATCGCTCGTCATGCCGAACCTCTTGAACCATCTCGGCGAGGTCGCGCCCAAGGCCCGCGTCCACACGGTCCCCAACACGATTTTGGAGATCGCCGATCAACTGGAGGACAACCGGGTCGATTGCGTGCTGAGCGTCTACGTCAACGAGGCGCAGCAGCCGGCCGCCATTCGCTCACGCTCGCTCTGGACCGTCGACTATGCCTGCTTCATGCGGCGCGACCATCCGCTAGCCGCCAAGAAGCGCCTGAGCACGCGCAGCTTCCTCAATGCCCGGCATGTCGACGTGAGTCTGGCCGGCAAGACCCTGCCGTCCTACGACCTCTTCCTCGCCTCGCGCGGGCTGTCGCGCAACCTGGTCGCGACCGTCAATCACTACAGCGCCGCCTACGAGGTGGTGCGGCAGTCCGACCTCGTCGCCGTGCTGCCGCGTGATCTCCGCTCGCAGTCGCGGCACGCGCCGTTCCTTCACGCCATGCCGCTTCCGCTCCAGGCGCCGCCGCGCATCGTCAGCCTGTTCTGGCACCAGCGCAACGACACCGTGCCGGCGCAGCGCTGGCTGCGCGAGACCCTGGTCGGGATGTTCGCGAAGTCGGAGTGA
- a CDS encoding MFS transporter: MSMISARIERLPFARFHTHLLLMGGLGYTFDAMDAAVLAFILPVLRTAWNLSSVEIGVLGSSTYIGFLFGALCAGTLGDLIGRRAVMMSALALYCAASLASAAVDSWPSFFAARIVAGMGTGAESAIIAPYLAEFVARRFRGSFTGSLAGFFSFGFVAAALLGYFIVPSYDNGWRIVLVITAVPVVMLLWWRRALPESPRWLESQGREKEAEAVLDRIEATFVREGYALPPPVVEAAAPAGTTGTLLANFAALLAGRQARITIMTWIMWLAITFSYYSFFVWIPGLLVQNGMSITKSFSYSLAIYCAQVPGYFSAAWFNERIGRQATIASYMLLGGASALGLAFAQSEQQIILAGIFLSFFMNGTYAGVYAYTAEVFPTPVRTTGAGLASAIGRIGAIISPILVGYLYPNFGFAGVFGITTSVLLIGAVTVVLMGVPTRGRSLEDIATGEVA; this comes from the coding sequence ATGTCAATGATATCGGCGCGCATCGAGCGCCTTCCGTTCGCGCGCTTCCACACGCACCTCCTGCTGATGGGCGGGCTCGGTTACACGTTCGACGCGATGGACGCAGCGGTGCTGGCGTTCATCCTTCCGGTGCTGCGCACGGCCTGGAATCTGTCGAGCGTCGAGATCGGCGTGCTCGGCAGCAGCACCTATATCGGCTTCCTGTTCGGTGCCCTCTGTGCCGGCACGCTAGGCGACCTGATCGGCCGCCGTGCCGTGATGATGTCGGCGCTGGCGCTCTACTGTGCCGCATCGCTCGCCAGTGCGGCGGTGGACAGCTGGCCGTCCTTCTTCGCTGCCCGCATCGTCGCCGGCATGGGCACCGGTGCGGAGAGTGCGATCATCGCGCCTTATCTCGCCGAGTTCGTGGCGCGGCGCTTTCGCGGCAGCTTTACCGGCTCGCTGGCCGGCTTCTTCTCCTTCGGCTTCGTGGCGGCGGCCTTGCTCGGCTACTTCATCGTTCCGTCCTACGACAACGGCTGGCGCATCGTGCTTGTCATCACGGCCGTGCCGGTCGTCATGCTGTTGTGGTGGCGCAGGGCGTTGCCGGAATCGCCGCGCTGGCTGGAAAGCCAGGGCAGGGAGAAGGAAGCCGAAGCCGTCCTTGACAGGATCGAGGCCACTTTCGTGCGCGAGGGCTATGCCCTGCCGCCGCCGGTGGTCGAAGCCGCCGCGCCAGCCGGAACGACGGGGACGCTGCTCGCCAATTTCGCAGCTCTTCTCGCAGGCCGCCAGGCGCGCATCACCATCATGACCTGGATCATGTGGCTCGCGATCACCTTCAGCTATTATTCATTCTTCGTCTGGATCCCCGGCCTTCTGGTCCAGAACGGCATGAGCATCACCAAGAGCTTCTCCTACTCGCTGGCGATCTATTGCGCGCAGGTGCCCGGCTATTTCAGCGCCGCCTGGTTCAACGAGCGGATCGGCCGGCAGGCGACGATTGCGTCCTACATGCTGCTCGGCGGCGCCAGCGCGCTCGGGCTCGCCTTCGCGCAGAGCGAGCAGCAGATCATACTGGCCGGCATCTTCCTGTCCTTCTTCATGAACGGCACCTATGCGGGCGTCTATGCCTACACAGCCGAGGTGTTCCCGACGCCGGTCAGGACCACCGGCGCCGGGCTCGCCTCCGCGATCGGCCGCATCGGCGCGATCATCTCGCCGATCCTGGTCGGCTATCTCTATCCCAATTTCGGCTTCGCCGGCGTGTTCGGAATCACCACCAGCGTGCTGCTGATCGGCGCCGTCACGGTGGTGTTGATGGGCGTGCCGACGCGCGGCCGTTCGCTGGAAGACATTGCAACGGGCGAAGTCGCATGA
- a CDS encoding GAF domain-containing protein, with amino-acid sequence MTRTKRHADPLLCTVAAAQGSADQPDALYAALDEALKSAIGHKLFTILTYDEVTGEAARVYSNLPGPYPTGGRKRLAPGPWTEAVLDRGEAYIGRTQDDLRTVFPDHELIASLGCASVLNMPVRWRGRTLGSLNLLHEACWYGEDDVRACLPFAQLALPALLTPS; translated from the coding sequence ATGACGCGGACGAAACGCCATGCCGATCCGCTACTCTGCACCGTGGCGGCCGCGCAGGGCAGTGCGGATCAGCCGGATGCACTGTATGCGGCGCTGGATGAAGCCTTGAAGTCGGCGATCGGGCACAAGCTGTTCACGATCCTGACCTATGACGAGGTCACGGGGGAAGCGGCGCGGGTTTATTCCAATCTGCCCGGCCCGTATCCCACGGGCGGACGCAAGCGCCTTGCACCCGGACCTTGGACAGAGGCGGTGCTCGACCGCGGCGAGGCCTATATCGGCCGCACGCAGGACGATCTGCGCACCGTGTTTCCTGACCATGAGCTGATTGCTTCGCTCGGCTGCGCCAGCGTGCTCAACATGCCCGTGCGCTGGCGCGGGCGCACGCTAGGCTCGCTCAACCTGCTGCACGAGGCGTGCTGGTACGGCGAGGACGACGTGCGCGCGTGTCTCCCGTTCGCCCAACTCGCACTGCCCGCGTTACTCACACCGTCCTGA